A window of the Rhizobium sp. N324 genome harbors these coding sequences:
- a CDS encoding branched-chain amino acid ABC transporter permease yields MINSLIQGILLGGYYAVIACGLSFMFSVMRIINLAHGSLAVAAAYGLWLLAAKAGIPPFAGLLIVLPVMAAIGWLLQRFILERSARGGTLLPILTTFGLSIVIDNLLFEQFGADTRSLAPFIGNLSYASWQLPGHIFVGKLAVMMMLTAVLLLGALQFFLSRFALGRAIRATAEDPDTAGLAGIDARRVNAVATAITMVTIGIAGAFLGMRATFSPYAGGPQLLFAFEAAVIGGAGSLWGTLAGGIILGLAQSLGAQLHPQGFLIGGHAVFLLVLFVRLSRFGMPQLDKLGAFLNFRARLRSPT; encoded by the coding sequence ATGATCAACTCCCTCATCCAGGGTATCCTGCTCGGCGGCTATTACGCCGTCATCGCCTGCGGCCTGTCCTTCATGTTTTCGGTCATGCGGATCATCAATCTCGCCCACGGCAGCCTGGCGGTCGCCGCCGCCTACGGGCTATGGCTGCTCGCCGCCAAGGCCGGCATCCCGCCTTTCGCCGGCCTGCTGATCGTGCTGCCCGTCATGGCGGCGATCGGCTGGCTGCTGCAGCGCTTCATCCTCGAACGCAGCGCCCGCGGCGGCACGCTGCTGCCGATCCTCACCACCTTCGGCTTGTCGATCGTCATCGACAATCTGCTGTTCGAGCAGTTCGGCGCCGATACACGGTCGCTCGCACCCTTCATCGGCAACCTGTCCTATGCGTCCTGGCAGCTGCCGGGCCACATCTTCGTCGGCAAGCTTGCCGTGATGATGATGTTGACGGCGGTCCTCCTTCTCGGCGCGCTGCAATTCTTTCTTAGCCGCTTTGCGCTCGGCCGCGCCATCCGCGCTACGGCCGAAGATCCCGATACGGCGGGGCTGGCCGGCATCGATGCGCGCCGAGTGAACGCCGTCGCCACCGCGATCACCATGGTGACGATCGGGATCGCCGGCGCCTTTCTCGGAATGCGGGCGACCTTCAGCCCCTATGCCGGCGGCCCGCAGCTGCTCTTCGCCTTCGAGGCGGCCGTGATTGGCGGAGCGGGATCTCTCTGGGGCACGCTTGCCGGCGGCATCATTCTCGGCCTCGCCCAATCGCTCGGCGCGCAGCTGCACCCGCAAGGCTTTCTAATCGGCGGCCATGCCGTGTTTCTGCTGGTCCTTTTCGTCAGGCTGTCCCGCTTCGGCATGCCTCAACTCGACAAGCTCGGCGCGTTCTTGAATTTTCGCGCCCGTCTTCGGAGCCCGACATGA
- a CDS encoding branched-chain amino acid ABC transporter permease, which yields MTFVSNGISIERWTRASRLALGSMAAVLALLALAPAVLGAGAIDRLTALFIYVILAAMWNALAGFGGLVSVGQQVFFGLGAYFTIRLADAGLDPFVSVFAAAIVTGALSIPLSLFMLRLKGGEFAIGMWVVAELAHLLVNLDRLIQGETGTSLISLNLYDSGMRRATIYWLSLASMAALLGALFMLMRSRAGAAMQAIRDNEEAATSVGVRVTGTKRLLFVLAAFGIAIAGGLWLATATTFQPKTYFSVQWTAYMIFMVLVGGIGKFEGAILGAILFFLIETFFGGAGVWYLIGLGATALIFSLYLPRGLWGEIERRFDFQLLPVGYRLKLPGPNKIKWEE from the coding sequence ATGACATTCGTCTCCAACGGAATATCGATAGAGCGCTGGACGAGAGCTTCGCGGCTGGCGCTTGGCTCGATGGCCGCAGTGCTTGCCCTGCTGGCGCTCGCCCCCGCCGTGCTTGGCGCCGGCGCGATCGACAGGCTGACGGCCCTCTTCATCTACGTGATCCTTGCCGCGATGTGGAATGCGCTCGCCGGTTTCGGCGGGCTGGTCTCGGTCGGCCAGCAGGTGTTCTTCGGCCTCGGCGCCTATTTCACCATTCGGCTCGCCGATGCCGGGCTCGACCCCTTCGTCTCGGTCTTTGCCGCCGCGATCGTGACCGGCGCGCTGTCGATCCCGCTTTCGCTCTTCATGCTGCGGCTGAAGGGCGGCGAATTCGCGATCGGCATGTGGGTCGTGGCCGAGCTCGCCCACCTGCTCGTCAATCTCGACCGGTTGATCCAAGGGGAAACCGGAACCTCGCTGATCTCGCTCAACCTCTATGACAGCGGCATGCGGCGGGCAACGATCTACTGGCTTTCGCTGGCGTCGATGGCGGCCCTGCTCGGCGCCCTCTTCATGCTGATGCGCAGCCGCGCCGGTGCCGCCATGCAGGCGATCCGCGACAATGAAGAGGCGGCGACTTCGGTCGGCGTGCGGGTGACCGGAACCAAGCGTCTGCTCTTCGTGCTCGCCGCCTTCGGCATTGCGATCGCCGGCGGCCTGTGGCTGGCGACCGCCACCACCTTCCAGCCGAAGACCTATTTCAGTGTCCAGTGGACGGCCTACATGATCTTCATGGTGCTGGTCGGCGGGATCGGCAAGTTCGAAGGCGCAATCCTCGGCGCCATCCTGTTCTTCCTCATCGAGACCTTCTTCGGCGGAGCCGGCGTCTGGTATCTGATCGGCCTCGGCGCCACCGCCCTGATCTTCTCCCTCTACCTGCCACGCGGCCTTTGGGGCGAAATCGAACGCCGCTTCGATTTCCAGCTCCTGCCCGTCGGCTACCGGCTGAAACTTCCTGGTCCGAACAAGATCAAATGGGAAGAATGA
- a CDS encoding coniferyl-alcohol dehydrogenase: protein MLFGKTILVTGVASGIGARTAELAGQMGAEVIGVDVREPANGSAAFIKGDLSTPSGVAEIAARLPARLDALANVAGLSGNTGVVSTLAVNFYGLRALSEAVAPRLREGGAIVNVASIAGYGWRANLDRAKILTGIEGFPDVSAVAAEHGLRDEEGYPLSKELLLLWTMRAAHQPLFKDRGIRVNAVSPGPVETPILKQFRAVLGDARVDSDITRVGRAGTAADIAPAVLFLCSDGGRWINGANLAADGGLEASINADVLGF, encoded by the coding sequence ATGCTTTTTGGTAAAACGATCCTGGTGACCGGCGTCGCCTCCGGCATCGGCGCGCGCACGGCTGAACTGGCCGGCCAGATGGGGGCCGAGGTGATCGGCGTCGATGTCCGCGAACCGGCGAATGGAAGTGCCGCCTTCATCAAGGGCGATCTGTCCACGCCATCGGGCGTAGCCGAGATCGCTGCACGGCTCCCGGCGCGGCTCGATGCGCTCGCCAATGTCGCCGGCCTTTCCGGCAATACCGGCGTCGTCTCGACGCTCGCCGTCAATTTCTACGGCCTTCGCGCCCTGTCGGAAGCCGTGGCGCCGCGCCTGCGCGAAGGCGGCGCCATCGTCAACGTCGCCTCGATTGCCGGCTACGGCTGGCGCGCCAATCTCGATCGGGCAAAGATCCTGACCGGCATTGAAGGCTTTCCCGATGTCTCGGCGGTCGCCGCCGAACACGGCCTCAGGGACGAGGAAGGTTATCCGCTTTCCAAGGAGCTGCTGCTGCTCTGGACCATGCGCGCGGCGCACCAGCCCTTGTTCAAGGACCGCGGTATCCGCGTCAATGCGGTAAGCCCGGGGCCGGTGGAAACGCCGATCCTTAAACAGTTCCGCGCCGTGCTCGGCGATGCCAGGGTCGACAGCGACATCACCCGCGTCGGCCGCGCCGGCACTGCCGCCGATATCGCACCCGCCGTGCTTTTCCTCTGCTCGGATGGCGGGCGCTGGATCAACGGTGCCAATCTTGCCGCCGACGGCGGCCTCGAAGCATCCATCAATGCCGACGTCCTCGGCTTCTAG
- a CDS encoding aldehyde dehydrogenase produces MNISLLINGADRPASDGRTYDRIDPFTEKLASRAAAASLEDAAAAVDAASAAFGAWSKTGPGQRRAILMKAADIMDSKVDEFTRLMIEETGATAPWAGFNVMFAANILREAGAMTTQISGEIIPSNKPGTLAMGVRQAAGVCLAIAPWNAPVILATRAIAMPIACGNTAILKASEQCPGTHRLIATVLTEAGLPAGVLNVITNAPEDAPQIVAALIAHPAVKRVNFTGSTKVGKIIAETCGKHLKPALLELGGKAPLVILDDADIDGAVNAATFGAFMHQGQICMSTERIIVDSSIADQFVAKLAARASQLPAGDPRGHVVLGSLISLDAAKKMEELIADATAKGAKLVAGGKRSGTVVEATLLDHVTPDMRVYAEESFGPVKPIIRVSGEEEAIRIANDTEYGLSSAVFSRNIQRAMAVAARIESGICHINGPTVHDEAQMPFGGVKGSGYGRFGGKAAIAEFTDLRWITVEDSAQHYPF; encoded by the coding sequence ATGAATATTTCCCTCCTGATCAACGGCGCGGACCGCCCGGCCTCCGACGGCCGGACCTATGACCGCATCGATCCCTTCACCGAAAAACTCGCCAGCCGCGCCGCCGCGGCGAGCCTGGAGGATGCCGCCGCCGCCGTCGACGCCGCGTCCGCCGCCTTCGGCGCTTGGTCGAAGACCGGCCCCGGTCAGCGCCGCGCGATCCTGATGAAGGCCGCCGACATCATGGATTCCAAGGTGGACGAATTTACCCGGCTGATGATCGAGGAAACCGGTGCCACCGCGCCTTGGGCCGGCTTCAACGTCATGTTCGCCGCCAACATCCTGCGCGAGGCCGGCGCCATGACGACGCAGATTTCAGGCGAAATCATTCCCTCCAACAAACCCGGCACGCTCGCCATGGGCGTTCGTCAGGCTGCCGGCGTCTGCCTGGCGATCGCGCCCTGGAACGCGCCTGTCATCCTGGCGACCCGCGCCATCGCCATGCCGATTGCCTGCGGCAACACCGCTATCCTCAAAGCCTCCGAGCAATGCCCCGGCACGCACCGGCTGATCGCAACGGTGCTGACGGAAGCCGGCCTGCCGGCCGGCGTCCTCAACGTCATCACCAATGCGCCGGAAGATGCACCTCAGATCGTCGCTGCGCTGATCGCCCATCCGGCCGTCAAGCGCGTCAACTTCACCGGATCGACCAAAGTCGGCAAGATCATCGCCGAGACCTGCGGCAAGCACCTCAAGCCTGCCCTTCTCGAGCTCGGCGGCAAGGCCCCGCTGGTTATTCTCGACGACGCCGATATCGACGGCGCGGTCAATGCCGCCACTTTCGGCGCCTTCATGCATCAGGGGCAGATCTGCATGTCGACGGAGCGGATCATCGTCGATAGCTCGATCGCCGATCAGTTCGTCGCCAAACTCGCCGCCCGCGCCAGCCAGCTCCCGGCCGGCGACCCGCGCGGCCATGTCGTGCTCGGCTCGCTGATCAGCCTCGATGCCGCCAAGAAAATGGAAGAACTGATCGCCGATGCGACGGCCAAGGGCGCAAAACTTGTGGCCGGCGGCAAGCGCTCCGGCACAGTGGTCGAGGCGACGCTGCTCGATCACGTCACGCCTGATATGCGCGTCTATGCGGAAGAATCCTTCGGCCCGGTCAAGCCGATCATTCGCGTCTCGGGCGAGGAAGAAGCGATCCGCATCGCCAACGACACCGAATACGGCCTGTCATCCGCCGTCTTCAGCCGCAACATCCAGCGGGCAATGGCGGTTGCGGCGCGGATCGAATCCGGCATCTGCCACATCAATGGCCCGACCGTGCACGACGAAGCGCAAATGCCCTTCGGCGGCGTCAAAGGCAGCGGCTACGGCCGCTTCGGCGGCAAGGCGGCCATCGCCGAATTCACCGATCTGCGCTGGATCACGGTCGAGGATTCCGCCCAGCATTATCCCTTCTGA